ATCTGCgacttaataaaatattaagtGAACAAATCTGAAAGGTACACAACATAAAGGCATCTATTAAAAAATATCAGCAATTATAAATTCTTGCTCATGTTACAGAGAATTTCTTTTCATTCATAGAGGGGCAAACCACGTTACTCACCATCTCTCTTATGATTTTTTAATGATGCGCATGTTTCTCCTCATCTATTGAGTATAACGTAAGAGTATTAAATATAAAGATATAGACAATTTTTTTCATAACTAACTTTTAGGGTTGAGTTAAGTCGATTCTTGTCTTAATATTAGGCCACCCTTTGTCTCAAAACTAAGAATGCTAAAAAGAAAAGTTCAATAGCTCCATATGAAGGAAATAGTTGACCTAATGACTAGGAGAAAGAGAAGCTCTCAGCCATTTATCTAAGCAAAGACTATATTCTATTCATCCTCTATAACCACTGCAAATATATTAATCTAATCTTCTTGATCTTGCCAGATAATCAAGCTTAATTCTCTTAGCTCTGGTAAAGTGCGGTTGGCAAAAGTTGCAAATAATCACTTTGGCAAAAGTTGCAAataatcacttttttttttatttagattttcCTCCTTAATTTAATTTGGGCCTCAACCCATAACAGATATAAGCTCAAAATATGATGCTGGGCTACATTTTCTGAAAGGGATGTTGAGTGTCATAACAAGATTCTACTGCCTAGTTTCACTTTTGCATCAATATTCTCCACTAACTTTTGTTttgcatcaaaataaatatttttttaatacccAAATTCTACATTGAAAGGCATATATGAGTTGTATTCTAGCTTTACAAAGTAATTTTATCCAACCCAAGGATAGCTATAATGTCCTGAAATTTTTTATAACGTTGTAAAGTTTGCTTAATTCTTTGTGCAGTTTCATAATGCTACTCATCAAATatctataaattattttatgagattttaaatttataattttatagtttTATAACAAAACGATgcattacatttttattttttaaatgtcagtcacaataattttaattattattattttcattctttttatgtgctaattaaattacttaaattataataaaattttttatgatatgattaaattatcttttattatacctaattaaaataatttgacTAAATTACCTTTCATCAATAAAGAGGAAAGTGATAAGGTAAGTTAAAGCTCCCCTCAAATTACATTCATGCTCACGCACTGGATGAAAATTCGTATATTTTGAATCCTAGTTATAGCTTCTTTATTGGTACAATTTGCAGAAAGCCTTAATTGGGGAGTGACCATTTTATCCTTGGAAGGTTTAACATAGCATGAGttcaaaatattttcttttgattttcactATTTTTCTCTGGATGCCAATCTTCCACAATCCTCTTATATCTTTATTTGTTCAAGAGTTTTATTTGTTGCTGCTGTTATCTGTGTTCTATTGGATTTCTGATTTCACATGTGTCTTAACAGGAGCTTGGTTTGTACAAGGCTCAGATAAAACGTCCATTCAATGCATTTGGAACAATGGCCATGGCCTGAGATGCGAGGATTTGAACTTGAAAAGCTGCTTCTCCTCAATTTATCCAAACGCTtacttctttaaaaaaaaaattaatttcatttttgacaGGAGTTTGAGAACAATTCAGCTTCAAGCCAGGTATTTTGGCTGCTGATAGAAAGTGAACAGATTCAAATTTGTCATTTGTATGTTGGCCAGTCAAATAAGATGCATGTTTCTTACAAATCAGAGCAAGAACAaggtaaaagaaaaagaagagctTTACAGAATGCTTTATCTGATAAAGAAACAGTTGCTGCAGGGCTCCTCTTAGCTTCTAGCCTCCGCAGTTTACCATAACCACCTCCCAGTATCTTCAAATGAATAAGATACCAATTCAAACTTTAGAATACACTGTCCCACAATCCTGGAAACAACATTTACGGCCCACGGTACCTGCGGAAACAGAGACAGCCTTGAGGTTGATCTACAGGGAGCATACCTCCACCCTTGGATGTGTCGATTGCTGCTAACATGGACACAACCTCCTCCATTTCAGGCCGCTTGTCAGGATTTGCATCCCAGCATCGCTTCATTACATTGGCAAAAGAGCTTGGGCAACAACGGGGTATTTCTGGCCTCAGATTCTGATGTTTCAAATACAAGTTCATTGTTTATTACCTTATTTTCACAGAAATGgatattataatgattataaacagTACAACCATTACTGCTATTTTGTTTTTCTGCTacaaaagaaaacaattaaaaTACTTCATTTACCTGTCGGACAACAGCAGATGTTACTTCTGAGAAACTGAGGTCTGGATATGGCATGTCACAGCAGTATATCTCCCACAGGCAAATTCCAAAACTGTACACATCGCATTTTCGATTATATGGTTTGCCGTTGAGAACCTGTCCCAATTACAAGTTATTGACAGCAAAATAACAAAAAGATGTATTCAAATCTGAAAGGAAGCCAAATGACATTTTAAAAGTTTCTTAAAAAATTCCAATACATTGATAATCAGCCATATAAACAAAAATCTGAAAGCTAAGATGAAGCAACATCAATCCATATTATAGCTGAGGCTTCAAATAGTAAAAATTCTGATAAGGCACCTGCGcctaataatttgtatatatatatatatatatatatatatatatatgcaccacTAGGACAAAGTTCTTTGGAAACAAAGTTAATTGCCACCATGACTTGAATCTgcgtttcttttcttttcttttctttcttttttggaATTAGCCTGATGAAACATTAGTTTTCACTCAGGAAAAAATCTGTATCAACATAATGTGAAGCATCCATGAAAACCAAGACAAAGATCAACTTCACAGCCAATATTCTGTAGAAGCAGCTATAATCCAAGCCTATCAATTTTTAGCAACTATACAATAAGTAATATATCCTCTTCGAGTGCTTTGCTGGCAAAGCAATTCATAAGTTGCATACCTCAGGTGCCATGTAGCCAAGTGTTCCAGTCTCTCCAGTCATGTCCTTAGGATTTGATGCTTCCAGGCGAGCAACACCAAAGTCGGCTATTTTCACTGTACCTGTCTTGTCCAGAAGCATATTTTCTGTTTTAACATCTCTATGGACAATCTTCTTAGAATGGAGATAGCTCAACCTATAAGAAATCCAAACAGAAGCTTCAACACACTCAAGTtatattgtatttcaatttcAAAAACAAAACTAGAAACATTCatgaaaataagttttaaatTCAGTAGATTTGAAAATCACATAAAATACAGATGGGGCATGAGAATTTAACCCTCGTGCAAGATCCAGTGCCAATTGCATAACCACTTTAAACGCCAGCTTCCTTCTCCTGTTCTTTATGAGGTAAGATTTTAAAGCACCCCCAGGACAATATTCAACAACAACACAGCAAACATTACTTGGCATGCCCATGTGACCATTCTCTGTTTGTATATTCAACTCTGACAAGCCCATTGTTGCCCCAATAAACTGCCAACCAAAAAAAAAGGCCTGATTAGTGACCAAGATGATAAGAATGAGAGCTAAACAGTGAAACATGGAGTTGAACACGTTGAAGATGCTAAACATACCCTTCTAGGAAACAAATGACAAAATGCAAAAGCAATCCTATTTACAGATAACGCAAGGAAATTTTGCAATATTTAAATTCAATGTTGTTTCGCTCCTCAAAATGAAGACCAGTAAAAAGATCACTTAATAGTTTTTTAACCTGTGTAAAGACATCAAATTAAGCATACTAGCAATCTCACAAGTACCTAAACAAGGAAAATATTAGATTTCTTGGCACTTTGTATGTTTTAAAGTTTTATGTTCACTTCCCcacaaaaagaaaaagtaaatttATAAATGTTCATTTCCATGAGACCATAAACGATAGAAAAGTTGCACCTTTTAATTATTTCACAGCATGACAGCTTAAAGGTGACTGCTCACATGCATCTTCTAATGGTCAAGAAAATTTTAAGGTAGCACAAAAGTTTTGGCTTGGAAAATGTATATGCCATAGTCGTATTGACTTTTAAATTTGAAATACTGTTCTgacaaaaaagagagagaaagagacagagagagagagagagagagagagagagatcacaCGAAGGAGAGGAAAGAAAAGAGTCATAACATCAAATTTTACCTTAGTTACATTAGGATGATCAAGCTTGTGCCACACAGCGACTTCTTGTGTAAAAGCTGCTCTAAGTGAGGCTATTTCAGCCTCTGACCTGTGACCCTCCTCCCCCCAATCAAGAAGTTTAACTGGGATAGataaaggaaaatttttaatatatgctaaatattgaaaaaatataaaaCTGGGAAAGGGGGCTTAGGAATTCAATTCCTGAATCCTGATTCATTTTGTTGGGaagaaagaaataataattaCATAGCTAAGGACAACTACAATTCAGAAAAAGTAACTTTTTACAAATTAGATTATGCTGATTACTAAATGAAAAATCACAGAACATACCCCAAAGTATGCAATTAAAGATTAGTGTGGCAATTAGATTCTATTATCCCAAAATAATTGTGGAAGGATTTACTTAGAAGTTGAGATAAGCATCCACTTGGCAGCCTTATAGATAGGTACAGGAGAAGAGTCCATATCAGTTCAGGTGCCTTCACTCACCTCCCAAAATTGTtatatccagaaagtgacatgcaaAGATGAGAGCAATCTAGTGATAAGTTTGGACACATGAAAGTTGAGATAAAAAGAAAAGCATCTCTGGCGTTGCTGCAGCTacccattaactcattcaatctCGTGAAATCACAGATTTAGATCAATAAGGGTCAATCCCCAATTACTTAATGATTAATAAACATAAAACTGTGATCATTCAGCTGAAGAAAAGAACTTTAAAAAACAAATGGATCTGTTTTCCTTTGCTTGTATTGCAgatttaaataaatgaataaccGACTTCAACAAAGCAAAGTAATTATTATAGGCTTTGTTAAGAGGAAAATTATCATCTCTTTTATTTCCCTAAATATGACATAAACAAATTTGCATCTTTGCCACTCAGCACCTAGACAGAAATTCTACAAAGAGCAATCTTAGGGAATGAAGAAAAACTAGGTAAAACCGCACTCGATGCTTAGAAAAAGGTaaagaaattttatgaaaataaatattaacAATTGCATACCAGCAAGGAAGAGTAAAGCAATGCAGTTtttaatcttagaaaacacaaaaAAAAGTGTTCCTTGGGAATTTCAATAAATGGTAAACTGATCAAAGTAAAGCCTAAAAGAGCCAAGGTTCCAACTTCTTACATCATAACAAATGCCAATCCATGTGGCATTTCACAGAAAACTTTAGCTCCCA
The Hevea brasiliensis isolate MT/VB/25A 57/8 chromosome 18, ASM3005281v1, whole genome shotgun sequence genome window above contains:
- the LOC110632834 gene encoding serine/threonine-protein kinase STY13, translated to MKGKSESGGGYVRADQIDLKSLDEQLQRHLSRAWTMEKNKNKKDGEEGETVVQSPLNNTITRQEWEIAPSKLFIKGVIARGTFGTVHRGIYDGQDVAVKLLDWGEEGHRSEAEIASLRAAFTQEVAVWHKLDHPNVTKFIGATMGLSELNIQTENGHMGMPSNVCCVVVEYCPGGALKSYLIKNRRRKLAFKVVMQLALDLARGLSYLHSKKIVHRDVKTENMLLDKTGTVKIADFGVARLEASNPKDMTGETGTLGYMAPEVLNGKPYNRKCDVYSFGICLWEIYCCDMPYPDLSFSEVTSAVVRQNLRPEIPRCCPSSFANVMKRCWDANPDKRPEMEEVVSMLAAIDTSKGGGMLPVDQPQGCLCFRRYRGP